The DNA window ATCGCTTACCGGAGGAAAGCTTTTCGGTCAGCAGCCGAAGGCGAAGGCGAAATCGGTCATACAGATATGGATGTGGGGAGGACCGGCGCATGTCGATACGTTCGATCCGAAACCGGACGCCGGATACGATATATGCGGGCCTTTCAACAAGGCTATTCCGACGAATGTTCCGGGGATACAGTTCGGTGAATTCATACCCAAACTCGCACAGCGTGCCGATAAGCTGGCGGTCATTCGGAGCCTCACGCATAAGAACAACGGACATGAAACCGCGTCGTACATGGTGCAGACCGGGCGTATGCCGGGCGGTTCGCTGGTATTCCCCTGTACGGGTGCGGTGACCGCGCTGAAGAAGGGTTACGATGCCGGCTACAAAGGGCTCATACCGCCGTATATTGTATTGACGCGGCTGCAGGGGCGTTTTTCCGAGGCCGGCTTCCTCGGGCAGCGGTATAAGCCGTTCGCCACCGGCGGAAATCCGAATGATGCGCGCTTTACCGTTGAGGGTGTCGTGTCGCGCGATCTGACAACGGAGCGGCAGCAGAGCCGCCGGGAACTTCTCGGCAAGCTCGATACGTTCGGAAAGAATCTCGCAGGTCTTCCCGAGATAACGCATGTCAACAACTGCGAGAACGAGGCGTGGGAGCTTATCCTCGGTTCGGCCGGGAAGGTATTCGATCTCAATCAGGAGTCCAAAGATCTTCGCGATAAGTACGGCATGAACACGTTCGGTCAATCCTGTCTTGCGGCGCGGCGGCTTGTCGAGATCGGCGTGCCGTATATCACCATCAATTATGAGGGATGGGACACGCATAAGCAGCATTTTCAGATAATGCGGACGAAGCTTCCGCAGATGGATAATGCCATGTCGGCGCTCCTCGATGACCTTTCGCAGCGCGGTCTTCTTGACAGCACGATAGTGTGGTGGGGCGGCGAATTCGGCCGCACACCGCGTGTGCAGTGGGAAGCCCCCTGGAACGGCGGGCGCAATCACTTCGGCAATGTGTTCTCATCCGTGGTCGCCGGCGGCGGGTTCAAGGGCGGGCAGGTGATCGGTTCCACGGACGCGACCGGCGAGGAAGTGCGCGATCGCCCGGTATATCCGTGGGATTTCATCGGTACGATGTATTCGCAGCTCGGCATTGACCCGGAGGGGACGATGATGCACCCCTCAGGATACGATGTCCGCATCACGCCGGGTCCCGAGGAAAAACTCCCTTCCGGCGGCAGGTTGACGGAGATCGTCTGACGGTATAGTATAGCGCATGATCATTCTTTCGATGAGTACACAGTACGTCAGGGCGTGTGCAGTGAAGTCGCTCGTCGTATGTATCATGGCGTTCGGTGCCGTGCTGACGCTCATGGCTCAGGACCGCCCGCATGTGGGTTTTGTGTATCCCGCGGGGGCCATGCAGGGAACGAACGTTACCGTCGTTATCGGCGGGCAATTCCTCGAGAACATCACCAATGTGTATATCACCGGGCAGCATGTCAGCGGTGTGAAGGTCAACTTTACCCGCGACATCGATCCCTTCGCGCTCGGGCAGCTCTATAACAGCAAGAATGTGCTCGAGGGTACGCTTAATATATTCAGGACGATAACGACGAACCGCAGCGGCACGAACGTGAGCTACATCACCAATGTGACGACGAACGATGCGTACAATATCCGTTCGGAAACGAAGACGAACATCATCGAGACGAACGGCATCATCGAGACGAATTTCACGGTAACGCTCATCAGCAATCTCATGGGCACCAATCAGCGCGCCCAGCTCATTCGCCAGCTCGAGCGTACCGAGCAGCTCATCTCGTACTCCATGCGTCCGCCTGACGATCGCGACATGATGATGTACATGCGTGATATTCAGCGCAAGAAGCAGCCCAATGCACAGCTTACCGACCGTGTGCATGTATCGATAACCGTAGACCCCGAGGCGGTCGTCGGGAAACGGGAGATACGCCTTGCCACTGCGCGGGGGTTCTCGGAACCGATAGTTTTTTATATCGGGAATATCCCCGAGGTCTATGAGCGTGAGCCCAATCAACTCGCACGGCCGAATTCGGTGGACTCGCTCCCCGCCGTGTTCAACGGACAGGTCATGCCCGGCGAGACCGACTGCTTCAAATTCAGTGCGCGCAAAGGACAGAACCTTGTGTTCGTCGTACAGGCGCGTTCGCTCATACCCTATCTTGCCGACGCCGTGCCCGGATGGTTCCAGTCCGTCATTACCCTCTATACCGCCGCCGGGAAAGAGGTCGCGTACGAGGACGATTATCTCGGCAGCCCCGACCCGGTGATGTCCTATACGGTGCCTGAGGACGGTGACTATGTCATCGAGATACGTGATTCGATTTATCGCGGGAGGGAGGATTTCGTATTCCGCATCCTTGCCGGCGAGATGCCCTTCGCGGCAATGAGCTATCCCTTGGGCGGCCCCGCGTATGGAACGACGAAGGTGGAGCTCAAAGGGGTCAATATCGCCAATGCGGATTCGTTCATTGAACCGCGTATGTATGAGCCGGGCATTGTGACCGTACCCCCGCCGGAGGGCGGTGTCCCGATACCGACGCTGTTCTTCGCCGACAATATGCCGGAGGTGTTCGAGAAGGAAGGGAACAACAGCGCGGTCGTGGCGCAGCAGATACGGCTCCCGTCCGTCATCAACGGGCGCATCGATCCCCCCGGCGACATCGACAG is part of the Spirochaetota bacterium genome and encodes:
- a CDS encoding DUF1501 domain-containing protein, with translation MKTLQKYKEYGNVTRRQMLRMMGAGALGAVGASLTGGKLFGQQPKAKAKSVIQIWMWGGPAHVDTFDPKPDAGYDICGPFNKAIPTNVPGIQFGEFIPKLAQRADKLAVIRSLTHKNNGHETASYMVQTGRMPGGSLVFPCTGAVTALKKGYDAGYKGLIPPYIVLTRLQGRFSEAGFLGQRYKPFATGGNPNDARFTVEGVVSRDLTTERQQSRRELLGKLDTFGKNLAGLPEITHVNNCENEAWELILGSAGKVFDLNQESKDLRDKYGMNTFGQSCLAARRLVEIGVPYITINYEGWDTHKQHFQIMRTKLPQMDNAMSALLDDLSQRGLLDSTIVWWGGEFGRTPRVQWEAPWNGGRNHFGNVFSSVVAGGGFKGGQVIGSTDATGEEVRDRPVYPWDFIGTMYSQLGIDPEGTMMHPSGYDVRITPGPEEKLPSGGRLTEIV